The following are encoded in a window of Salinibacter ruber DSM 13855 genomic DNA:
- a CDS encoding PIN domain-containing protein, translating to MSHVLYEVAAIEHGDFVQARQWIARRDTALRTLDALHLAVAHRRDREVLTADRGLADAGPTFELDVELMRAGDSS from the coding sequence ATGTCCCATGTATTGTATGAGGTCGCGGCAATCGAACACGGGGATTTCGTGCAGGCCCGGCAGTGGATCGCTCGAAGGGACACGGCGCTCCGGACCCTGGATGCGTTGCACCTTGCCGTGGCCCATCGTCGAGACCGGGAGGTTCTGACGGCGGATCGGGGGTTGGCGGACGCCGGTCCCACGTTCGAGCTGGACGTAGAATTGATGCGTGCCGGTGATTCTTCTTGA
- a CDS encoding nucleotidyltransferase family protein: MTKVAREHRTEILQLAREHGAYDVRLFGSVARGEDRPDSDLDLLVRMEDGRSLLDHVALKQDLEDLLGRDVDVVTEASLHPGLRDRVLREAVSLQ; the protein is encoded by the coding sequence ATGACGAAGGTCGCCCGCGAACACCGGACCGAGATTTTGCAGCTTGCTCGCGAGCACGGGGCGTACGATGTGCGGCTCTTCGGGTCGGTCGCCCGCGGTGAGGATCGGCCGGACAGCGATCTCGATCTGCTCGTTCGGATGGAAGACGGCCGAAGTTTGCTAGATCACGTCGCTCTGAAGCAGGACCTTGAAGATCTGCTGGGACGAGATGTCGATGTGGTGACGGAAGCATCGTTGCACCCGGGGCTTCGCGATCGGGTGCTTCGGGAGGCCGTTTCCCTTCAATGA